A portion of the Aphelocoma coerulescens isolate FSJ_1873_10779 chromosome 1, UR_Acoe_1.0, whole genome shotgun sequence genome contains these proteins:
- the USP16 gene encoding ubiquitin carboxyl-terminal hydrolase 16 isoform X7, with protein MGKKRIKGKTAQSDESPDILIEKQQENKEVENKKVEKDSKNEQEKEVSLKEENSHSAANGEVTVKGLSNLGNTCFFNAVMQNLSQTPVLRELLKEAKMPGTTVKIESPEICMEPQLIKLDQPGPLTLAMHQFMTEMQETKKGVVTPKELFAQVCKKAIRFKGYQPQDSHELLRYLLDGMRTEEIQQISVGILKAMSDSNKENEEELKKKIKEYEKKNGIRSFVDRIFGGELTSTIMCEECRTVSLVHEPFLDLSLPILDVQKVKITKRENIKENKEKESEDEEDKINDHYLKQKDEPPGISKHLQKKVKKQARKQAKSQRRQQKLQGKMLHLSDLCATEQPEIDAEYKQESETEMSSETLDKKQEEESSHECQDHCLTQKDLSIQGNSTEIQSRHENTGKPEQECEENESLTDLSMEGLDSPMKFVNGLDNLSLKEEDDDNEDEEELAMDFSKLHLSASESDMSTMDGLQPVPSKTCEVSTDDPETAFCTLANREELNPEEGSIHHCLYQFTRNETLTETNKLLCDVCTQRRCGPKNNIKSEKKFIYTNAKKQMLISLAPPILTLHLKRFQHAGFNLRKVNRHIKFPEVIDLAPFCTAKCKNVAEGNTKVLYSLYGVVEHSGTMRFGHYTAYVKMRAMNSHLSDLVLRGQSQALETEPVKGQWFHISDTHVQPVSVSKVLSSQAYLLFYERLL; from the exons tagAAAAACAACAAGAGAACAAAGaagttgaaaataaaaaagtagaaaaagacagcaaaaatgaacaagaaaaagaagtttcacttaaagaagaaaattctcATTCAGCTGCTAATGGAGAAGTCACTGTGAAAGGACTTAGTAACTTGGGGAATACATGTTTCTTTAATGCAGTGATGCAG AATTTATCACAAACTCCAGTCCTGAGGGAGCTGCTTAAAGAAGCTAAAATGCCTGGCACAACAGTTAAAATTGAGTCACCTGAGATATGCATG GAACCTCAGCTAATAAAACTAGATCAGCCAGGTCCTTTAACACTAGCCATGCATCAGTTCATGACAGAAATGCAAGAGACAAAAAAAGGGGTAGTGACTCCTAAGGAACTTTTTGCTCAGGTTTGTAAAAA AGCAATACGATTTAAAGGTTATCAGCCGCAAGACAGTCATGAATTGCTTCGTTACTTACTTGATGGAATGAGAACAGAAGAAATTCAG CAAATAAGTGTTGGAATACTAAAGGCGATGAGTGACTCtaacaaagaaaatgaagaagaacttaaaaagaaaattaaag aatatgaaaagaaaaatggaatacGAAGTTTTGTAGATCGAATCTTTGGTGGAGAATTAACCAGCACAATTATGTGTGAGGAATGCAGAACT GTATCCTTGGTCCATGAGCCTTTCCTTGATTTGTCACTTCCCATACTAGATGTTCAG AAAGTGAAAAttacaaagagagaaaacattaaagaaaacaaagaaaaggaatCCGAAGATGAAGAGGATAAAATCAATGACCATTACCTTAAGCAGAAAGATGAGCCCCCTGGTATAAGTAAGCACCTTCAGAAGAAAGTGAAGAAGCAGGCCAGAAAACAAGCCAAG AGCCAGCGCCGGCAGCAAAAACTTCAAGGAAAGATGCTTCACTTGTCAGATCTCTGTGCAACTGAACAGCCAGAGATAGATGCTGAGTACAAGCAAGAATCAGAGACTGAAATGAGCTCTGAAACTCTTGATAAGAAGCAAGAAGAGGAATCATCACATGAGTGCCAAGATCACTGCTTAACTCAGAAAGACTTGAGTATACAGGGAAATAGTACAGAAATTCAGAGCAGGCATGAAAATACAGGAAAGCCGGAACAAGAGTGTGAAGAAAACGAGTCTCTCACAGATCTCTCTATGGAAGGCTTAGATTCTCCTATGAAGTTTGTCAATGGCCTTGACAACCTGTCTTTGAAAGAGGAGGATGATgacaatgaagatgaggaagagctTGCTATGGACTTTTCAAAACTCCACTTGAGTGCCAGTGAATCAGACATGAGTACCATGGATGGCCTTCAGCCTGTTCCTAGCAAGACGTGTGAAGTATCTACAGATGACCCTGAAACAGCATTTTGTACTCTGGCGAACAGGGAAGAGCTGAACCCAGAGGAAGGTTCAATCCATCACTGTTTGTATCAATTTACCCGTAATGAAACACTTACCGAGACCAATAAACTACTGTGTGATGTGTGTACACAAAGGCGTTGTGGACCAAAGAACAACATAAAAA gtGAAAAGAAGTTTATTTATACTAATGCCAAAAAGCAGATGCTCATCTCTCTAGCTCCTCCAATTTTAACCCTTCACTTAAAGAGGTTTCAGCAT GCTGGATTTAATCTGCGGAAGGTTAACAGGCATATCAAGTTCCCAGAAGTGATAGACTTGGCTCCTTTCTGTACAGCTAAATGTAAA AATGTGGCTGAAGGGAATACAAAGGTCTTGTACTCTCTCTATGGAGTTGTCGAACACAGCGGAACAATGAGGTTTGGGCACTACACTGCCTATGTTAAAATGAGAGCTATGAACAGCCACCTCTCTGATCTTGTCCTTCGAGGACAATCTCAAG CTTTAGAAACTGAGCCAGTCAAAGGTCAGTGGTTTCACATCAGCGATACACACGTACAACCTGTCTCTGTGTCCAAAGTGCTGAGCTCCCAAGCCTATCTTCTGTTCTATGAGCGGCTGCTGTAA
- the USP16 gene encoding ubiquitin carboxyl-terminal hydrolase 16 isoform X5, giving the protein MKHQDQIPTVWFSVWTTGECDRCYLCDNEVPYKTSTLLGQTVDFVRKQVGIDSSHAVEKQQENKEVENKKVEKDSKNEQEKEVSLKEENSHSAANGEVTVKGLSNLGNTCFFNAVMQNLSQTPVLRELLKEAKMPGTTVKIESPEICMEPQLIKLDQPGPLTLAMHQFMTEMQETKKGVVTPKELFAQVCKKAIRFKGYQPQDSHELLRYLLDGMRTEEIQQISVGILKAMSDSNKENEEELKKKIKEYEKKNGIRSFVDRIFGGELTSTIMCEECRTVSLVHEPFLDLSLPILDVQKVKITKRENIKENKEKESEDEEDKINDHYLKQKDEPPGISKHLQKKVKKQARKQAKSQRRQQKLQGKMLHLSDLCATEQPEIDAEYKQESETEMSSETLDKKQEEESSHECQDHCLTQKDLSIQGNSTEIQSRHENTGKPEQECEENESLTDLSMEGLDSPMKFVNGLDNLSLKEEDDDNEDEEELAMDFSKLHLSASESDMSTMDGLQPVPSKTCEVSTDDPETAFCTLANREELNPEEGSIHHCLYQFTRNETLTETNKLLCDVCTQRRCGPKNNIKSEKKFIYTNAKKQMLISLAPPILTLHLKRFQHAGFNLRKVNRHIKFPEVIDLAPFCTAKCKNVAEGNTKVLYSLYGVVEHSGTMRFGHYTAYVKMRAMNSHLSDLVLRGQSQALETEPVKGQWFHISDTHVQPVSVSKVLSSQAYLLFYERLL; this is encoded by the exons tagAAAAACAACAAGAGAACAAAGaagttgaaaataaaaaagtagaaaaagacagcaaaaatgaacaagaaaaagaagtttcacttaaagaagaaaattctcATTCAGCTGCTAATGGAGAAGTCACTGTGAAAGGACTTAGTAACTTGGGGAATACATGTTTCTTTAATGCAGTGATGCAG AATTTATCACAAACTCCAGTCCTGAGGGAGCTGCTTAAAGAAGCTAAAATGCCTGGCACAACAGTTAAAATTGAGTCACCTGAGATATGCATG GAACCTCAGCTAATAAAACTAGATCAGCCAGGTCCTTTAACACTAGCCATGCATCAGTTCATGACAGAAATGCAAGAGACAAAAAAAGGGGTAGTGACTCCTAAGGAACTTTTTGCTCAGGTTTGTAAAAA AGCAATACGATTTAAAGGTTATCAGCCGCAAGACAGTCATGAATTGCTTCGTTACTTACTTGATGGAATGAGAACAGAAGAAATTCAG CAAATAAGTGTTGGAATACTAAAGGCGATGAGTGACTCtaacaaagaaaatgaagaagaacttaaaaagaaaattaaag aatatgaaaagaaaaatggaatacGAAGTTTTGTAGATCGAATCTTTGGTGGAGAATTAACCAGCACAATTATGTGTGAGGAATGCAGAACT GTATCCTTGGTCCATGAGCCTTTCCTTGATTTGTCACTTCCCATACTAGATGTTCAG AAAGTGAAAAttacaaagagagaaaacattaaagaaaacaaagaaaaggaatCCGAAGATGAAGAGGATAAAATCAATGACCATTACCTTAAGCAGAAAGATGAGCCCCCTGGTATAAGTAAGCACCTTCAGAAGAAAGTGAAGAAGCAGGCCAGAAAACAAGCCAAG AGCCAGCGCCGGCAGCAAAAACTTCAAGGAAAGATGCTTCACTTGTCAGATCTCTGTGCAACTGAACAGCCAGAGATAGATGCTGAGTACAAGCAAGAATCAGAGACTGAAATGAGCTCTGAAACTCTTGATAAGAAGCAAGAAGAGGAATCATCACATGAGTGCCAAGATCACTGCTTAACTCAGAAAGACTTGAGTATACAGGGAAATAGTACAGAAATTCAGAGCAGGCATGAAAATACAGGAAAGCCGGAACAAGAGTGTGAAGAAAACGAGTCTCTCACAGATCTCTCTATGGAAGGCTTAGATTCTCCTATGAAGTTTGTCAATGGCCTTGACAACCTGTCTTTGAAAGAGGAGGATGATgacaatgaagatgaggaagagctTGCTATGGACTTTTCAAAACTCCACTTGAGTGCCAGTGAATCAGACATGAGTACCATGGATGGCCTTCAGCCTGTTCCTAGCAAGACGTGTGAAGTATCTACAGATGACCCTGAAACAGCATTTTGTACTCTGGCGAACAGGGAAGAGCTGAACCCAGAGGAAGGTTCAATCCATCACTGTTTGTATCAATTTACCCGTAATGAAACACTTACCGAGACCAATAAACTACTGTGTGATGTGTGTACACAAAGGCGTTGTGGACCAAAGAACAACATAAAAA gtGAAAAGAAGTTTATTTATACTAATGCCAAAAAGCAGATGCTCATCTCTCTAGCTCCTCCAATTTTAACCCTTCACTTAAAGAGGTTTCAGCAT GCTGGATTTAATCTGCGGAAGGTTAACAGGCATATCAAGTTCCCAGAAGTGATAGACTTGGCTCCTTTCTGTACAGCTAAATGTAAA AATGTGGCTGAAGGGAATACAAAGGTCTTGTACTCTCTCTATGGAGTTGTCGAACACAGCGGAACAATGAGGTTTGGGCACTACACTGCCTATGTTAAAATGAGAGCTATGAACAGCCACCTCTCTGATCTTGTCCTTCGAGGACAATCTCAAG CTTTAGAAACTGAGCCAGTCAAAGGTCAGTGGTTTCACATCAGCGATACACACGTACAACCTGTCTCTGTGTCCAAAGTGCTGAGCTCCCAAGCCTATCTTCTGTTCTATGAGCGGCTGCTGTAA
- the USP16 gene encoding ubiquitin carboxyl-terminal hydrolase 16 isoform X6 has protein sequence MQKYQYLLPLLQGVDWVKLQNWCYLCDNEVPYKTSTLLGQTVDFVRKQVGIDSSHAVEKQQENKEVENKKVEKDSKNEQEKEVSLKEENSHSAANGEVTVKGLSNLGNTCFFNAVMQNLSQTPVLRELLKEAKMPGTTVKIESPEICMEPQLIKLDQPGPLTLAMHQFMTEMQETKKGVVTPKELFAQVCKKAIRFKGYQPQDSHELLRYLLDGMRTEEIQQISVGILKAMSDSNKENEEELKKKIKEYEKKNGIRSFVDRIFGGELTSTIMCEECRTVSLVHEPFLDLSLPILDVQKVKITKRENIKENKEKESEDEEDKINDHYLKQKDEPPGISKHLQKKVKKQARKQAKSQRRQQKLQGKMLHLSDLCATEQPEIDAEYKQESETEMSSETLDKKQEEESSHECQDHCLTQKDLSIQGNSTEIQSRHENTGKPEQECEENESLTDLSMEGLDSPMKFVNGLDNLSLKEEDDDNEDEEELAMDFSKLHLSASESDMSTMDGLQPVPSKTCEVSTDDPETAFCTLANREELNPEEGSIHHCLYQFTRNETLTETNKLLCDVCTQRRCGPKNNIKSEKKFIYTNAKKQMLISLAPPILTLHLKRFQHAGFNLRKVNRHIKFPEVIDLAPFCTAKCKNVAEGNTKVLYSLYGVVEHSGTMRFGHYTAYVKMRAMNSHLSDLVLRGQSQALETEPVKGQWFHISDTHVQPVSVSKVLSSQAYLLFYERLL, from the exons tagAAAAACAACAAGAGAACAAAGaagttgaaaataaaaaagtagaaaaagacagcaaaaatgaacaagaaaaagaagtttcacttaaagaagaaaattctcATTCAGCTGCTAATGGAGAAGTCACTGTGAAAGGACTTAGTAACTTGGGGAATACATGTTTCTTTAATGCAGTGATGCAG AATTTATCACAAACTCCAGTCCTGAGGGAGCTGCTTAAAGAAGCTAAAATGCCTGGCACAACAGTTAAAATTGAGTCACCTGAGATATGCATG GAACCTCAGCTAATAAAACTAGATCAGCCAGGTCCTTTAACACTAGCCATGCATCAGTTCATGACAGAAATGCAAGAGACAAAAAAAGGGGTAGTGACTCCTAAGGAACTTTTTGCTCAGGTTTGTAAAAA AGCAATACGATTTAAAGGTTATCAGCCGCAAGACAGTCATGAATTGCTTCGTTACTTACTTGATGGAATGAGAACAGAAGAAATTCAG CAAATAAGTGTTGGAATACTAAAGGCGATGAGTGACTCtaacaaagaaaatgaagaagaacttaaaaagaaaattaaag aatatgaaaagaaaaatggaatacGAAGTTTTGTAGATCGAATCTTTGGTGGAGAATTAACCAGCACAATTATGTGTGAGGAATGCAGAACT GTATCCTTGGTCCATGAGCCTTTCCTTGATTTGTCACTTCCCATACTAGATGTTCAG AAAGTGAAAAttacaaagagagaaaacattaaagaaaacaaagaaaaggaatCCGAAGATGAAGAGGATAAAATCAATGACCATTACCTTAAGCAGAAAGATGAGCCCCCTGGTATAAGTAAGCACCTTCAGAAGAAAGTGAAGAAGCAGGCCAGAAAACAAGCCAAG AGCCAGCGCCGGCAGCAAAAACTTCAAGGAAAGATGCTTCACTTGTCAGATCTCTGTGCAACTGAACAGCCAGAGATAGATGCTGAGTACAAGCAAGAATCAGAGACTGAAATGAGCTCTGAAACTCTTGATAAGAAGCAAGAAGAGGAATCATCACATGAGTGCCAAGATCACTGCTTAACTCAGAAAGACTTGAGTATACAGGGAAATAGTACAGAAATTCAGAGCAGGCATGAAAATACAGGAAAGCCGGAACAAGAGTGTGAAGAAAACGAGTCTCTCACAGATCTCTCTATGGAAGGCTTAGATTCTCCTATGAAGTTTGTCAATGGCCTTGACAACCTGTCTTTGAAAGAGGAGGATGATgacaatgaagatgaggaagagctTGCTATGGACTTTTCAAAACTCCACTTGAGTGCCAGTGAATCAGACATGAGTACCATGGATGGCCTTCAGCCTGTTCCTAGCAAGACGTGTGAAGTATCTACAGATGACCCTGAAACAGCATTTTGTACTCTGGCGAACAGGGAAGAGCTGAACCCAGAGGAAGGTTCAATCCATCACTGTTTGTATCAATTTACCCGTAATGAAACACTTACCGAGACCAATAAACTACTGTGTGATGTGTGTACACAAAGGCGTTGTGGACCAAAGAACAACATAAAAA gtGAAAAGAAGTTTATTTATACTAATGCCAAAAAGCAGATGCTCATCTCTCTAGCTCCTCCAATTTTAACCCTTCACTTAAAGAGGTTTCAGCAT GCTGGATTTAATCTGCGGAAGGTTAACAGGCATATCAAGTTCCCAGAAGTGATAGACTTGGCTCCTTTCTGTACAGCTAAATGTAAA AATGTGGCTGAAGGGAATACAAAGGTCTTGTACTCTCTCTATGGAGTTGTCGAACACAGCGGAACAATGAGGTTTGGGCACTACACTGCCTATGTTAAAATGAGAGCTATGAACAGCCACCTCTCTGATCTTGTCCTTCGAGGACAATCTCAAG CTTTAGAAACTGAGCCAGTCAAAGGTCAGTGGTTTCACATCAGCGATACACACGTACAACCTGTCTCTGTGTCCAAAGTGCTGAGCTCCCAAGCCTATCTTCTGTTCTATGAGCGGCTGCTGTAA